From Leptolyngbyaceae cyanobacterium:
GCGCTCAAAACTTGACTGGGTTGATAATAATTGAGATCGGCTAAAGTGCGAGTTCTCAGTAAATTCATCACTGAAATAGCAGGAAGCGTTGCCCTTAAACCGTGTCCGGCAGTATCCATCAGGTAAATAGCTAAAAAATCCGGATCTAACCAAAAGTAATCAAAACCATCCCCTCCCAAACGGCTAGAAGGGATGTACCTACTTTGGATTTTTACGGGTTTTTCTAAAGGTTCTGGCAAAAGCGATCGCACGAACTCCGCCGCTTCTCCCAATTCCGCCGCTAACTTTTGCTTTTGCACTTGCAAATCGTGGTTAAGTTGGTACAATCGCAGTCCAGCCCTTACCCTAGCTGTCAATTCGTGGATTTCAATCGGCTTGGTAATAAAATCATCTGCCCCAGCATCTAACCCCTTTACCCGGTCTTCCACCGAATCGAGAGAGGTGAGTAAAATAAAAAACGTACCCGATAAATTGGGATCGGCTTTTACCCGACGACATACTTCAATGCCATTCATGCGAGGCATCATCCAATCACAAATAATTAATGCTGGGTGTAAGCTTTGCGCTTGTGCGAACCCTTCTTGCCCATCGTTAGCGACGGTTACCTGATAACCTTGTTTCTTTAAGAGTCTTGTCAGTACTAGCTGTACTGAACGATCGTCATCGATTACCAGAATTTGAAACATACAATAAAAATGATACTAATTGTTTAATATGACGGCCAAATGCAAAAGATATAGGAAAATTGGTCAGGTGGTGAATAGATTTTAGCTTATGACAGTACTACTCTGGTAAGGCCAATTAAGCTAAGTTGGAGTAGGTTAAATTTTATTTAGTTTTGGTGTTATAAGTAAAGCAGGCTAAATTAGTTGTTGATTGTAGTTTTTTTTGAATGAAAGGTTTTTTAAGTTGGCAATAATCCAAGAAAGCATTTTAAAAACTTCCACTACTCTGAATGCTTTGAGTGAAGTACTGTTATGGTTTGAGGGATTGCATCGGTCGGCAATTGCTAAAAAAATTTGGTTGCGCTGTCAACTGGCATTAGCAGAAGCATTTACCAATGCGGTGCGTCATGCCCATAAAAACCAATCTTCTGAAGTGCCGATCGAAATTAAAGTAACAATTTTAAAAGATCGTCTAGAAATCAGAATATGGGATTACGGCCAGCCTTTCGATTTAGAGAAAAAACTCAAAGAAATGCCCAGTAATGAAGATAATGATACTGGAGGAGGGCGGGGTTTACAACTAATGAAAAGTTTAGTCGATCGCCTCAGTTATACCAGGCAGGAAGATGGCCGTAATTGCTTGTTAATGGTGAAGCATTATACGGGAGATAACGGATCGATCCAACGTA
This genomic window contains:
- a CDS encoding SpoIIE family protein phosphatase translates to MFQILVIDDDRSVQLVLTRLLKKQGYQVTVANDGQEGFAQAQSLHPALIICDWMMPRMNGIEVCRRVKADPNLSGTFFILLTSLDSVEDRVKGLDAGADDFITKPIEIHELTARVRAGLRLYQLNHDLQVQKQKLAAELGEAAEFVRSLLPEPLEKPVKIQSRYIPSSRLGGDGFDYFWLDPDFLAIYLMDTAGHGLRATLPAISVMNLLRTRTLADLNYYQPSQVLSALNHTFQITSQNDKYFTIWYGVYNRVKRQLIYASAGHPPAILLSGKQTSTQRLKTPGMPVGMFDDTEYINQFCNIESGSTLYIFSDGIYELHQPDGTIWGLDAFINLLGKLGSNGRINLDLIFQQVDKFNLKDYFDDDVSIIEIHFD
- a CDS encoding anti-sigma regulatory factor, encoding MAIIQESILKTSTTLNALSEVLLWFEGLHRSAIAKKIWLRCQLALAEAFTNAVRHAHKNQSSEVPIEIKVTILKDRLEIRIWDYGQPFDLEKKLKEMPSNEDNDTGGGRGLQLMKSLVDRLSYTRQEDGRNCLLMVKHYTGDNGSIQRNMVDFS